One Candidatus Hydrogenedentota bacterium DNA segment encodes these proteins:
- the nqrE gene encoding NADH:ubiquinone reductase (Na(+)-transporting) subunit E, translated as MEHHLSIFTTSAFIENMALAFFLGMCTFLGCSKKVDAAFGLGCAVVFVLGITVPLNNLIYQLFLAPGAMAWLSGSLADVDLSFLSFLTFIGSIAAMVQIVEMVLDKYVPTLYASLGIFLPLIAVNCAILGASLFMVERGYTFGESVTFGLGSGVGWLLAITALAAIREKMKYSNVPAGLRGLGVTFLVTGLMAIGFMAFSGIQL; from the coding sequence ATTGAGCACCACCTCAGTATTTTTACAACCTCCGCGTTCATCGAGAACATGGCCCTGGCGTTTTTCCTGGGCATGTGCACCTTCCTCGGCTGCTCGAAGAAGGTGGACGCCGCGTTCGGCCTGGGCTGCGCGGTGGTTTTCGTGCTCGGCATTACGGTGCCGCTGAACAACCTCATCTACCAGCTTTTTCTGGCGCCCGGCGCGATGGCGTGGTTGAGCGGGTCCCTGGCCGATGTTGACCTCAGCTTTCTTTCCTTCCTGACTTTCATCGGATCGATCGCGGCGATGGTGCAGATTGTGGAAATGGTGCTGGACAAGTACGTTCCGACGCTGTACGCGTCGCTGGGTATTTTCCTGCCGCTGATCGCGGTGAACTGCGCGATTCTTGGCGCGTCGCTGTTCATGGTGGAGCGCGGCTACACCTTTGGCGAGAGCGTGACTTTCGGGCTGGGATCCGGCGTGGGCTGGCTGCTCGCCATCACGGCGCTGGCGGCGATCCGCGAGAAGATGAAGTACAGCAACGTGCCGGCGGGCCTGCGCGGCCTGGGCGTTACTTTCCTGGTGACCGGGCTGATGGCCATCGGCTTCATGGCCTTCTCGGGCATCCAGCTCTAA
- a CDS encoding NADH:ubiquinone reductase (Na(+)-transporting) subunit D, whose product MQFGKKERETVLDPLFNNNPIALQVLGICSALAVTTKMETSFVMCLAVIAVTTCSSLVVSLLRNNIPPSIRIIVQLSVIATFVILTDQILKAYVYDISKQLSVFVGLIITNCIVMGRAEGYAMQNGPYMSALDGFGNGVGYSIVLMVVAFFRELFGSGTLFGVMLLRPDTDGGWYTTNGLMVLAPGAFFLIAFFIWAVRTWKPEQIEES is encoded by the coding sequence ATGCAATTCGGTAAGAAAGAACGCGAGACCGTACTCGACCCCCTGTTCAACAACAACCCGATCGCGCTCCAGGTGCTGGGCATCTGCTCGGCGCTGGCCGTGACGACGAAGATGGAAACGTCGTTCGTGATGTGCCTGGCGGTGATCGCGGTCACGACGTGCTCGTCGCTTGTGGTGAGCCTGCTGCGCAACAACATCCCGCCTTCGATCCGCATCATCGTGCAGCTGTCGGTTATCGCGACCTTCGTGATCCTGACGGACCAGATCCTGAAGGCCTACGTGTACGACATCAGCAAGCAGCTTTCGGTGTTCGTGGGCCTCATCATCACGAACTGCATCGTGATGGGCCGCGCCGAAGGCTACGCCATGCAGAACGGCCCCTACATGAGCGCGCTGGACGGCTTCGGCAACGGCGTGGGCTACAGCATCGTGCTGATGGTGGTGGCATTTTTTCGCGAGCTGTTCGGTTCGGGGACGCTTTTCGGGGTCATGCTGCTGCGCCCGGACACGGACGGCGGCTGGTACACGACGAACGGCCTCATGGTGCTTGCGCCCGGCGCGTTCTTCCTGATCGCGTTCTTCATCTGGGCGGTCCGCACGTGGAAGCCCGAGCAAATCGAGGAGAGTTGA
- a CDS encoding FAD:protein FMN transferase: protein MSRPRPIAFKSAALAALLCCLAAGCTRRPPVPDTTVLSGAIMGTTYHVKVVGELDPAATNSAAAAVDAALQRVDGLMSTYKPDSEISRLNQHGAGEPFPLSEETFAVIALAVEVGAKSGGAFDITVGPLVNAWGFGPEAGRDPPPEEIARLRALTGPDKLALDAEAKTVTKAEAGVYCDLSAIAKGYAVDRAAAALDALGHANYMVEVGGEVRAAGRNANGVPWRIAIEKPRDYERAVQEVVALDGVSLATSGDYRNFYESGGRRVSHTIDPKTGQPVNHALASASVIHEECALADAYATALMALGPDAGEAFARAHDLAVLFIVHGEGDELLVRETPAFAPYVVARPSAP, encoded by the coding sequence GTGTCCCGCCCCCGACCAATCGCTTTCAAGAGCGCGGCCCTCGCCGCGCTCTTGTGCTGTCTGGCGGCCGGCTGCACGCGCCGCCCGCCCGTTCCGGACACCACCGTGCTTTCCGGCGCGATTATGGGCACGACCTACCATGTGAAGGTCGTGGGCGAGTTGGATCCCGCCGCGACCAATTCCGCGGCTGCGGCGGTGGACGCCGCCCTGCAACGGGTGGACGGCCTGATGTCGACCTACAAGCCGGATTCGGAAATCTCGCGCTTGAATCAGCACGGCGCCGGAGAGCCCTTTCCCCTGTCGGAGGAAACCTTCGCGGTAATCGCGCTGGCGGTGGAAGTTGGCGCGAAATCGGGCGGGGCCTTTGACATCACCGTGGGGCCGCTGGTGAACGCGTGGGGCTTTGGCCCGGAAGCGGGCCGGGATCCGCCGCCCGAGGAGATCGCGCGGCTGCGCGCGCTGACCGGGCCGGACAAGCTGGCGCTCGACGCCGAGGCCAAAACGGTCACCAAGGCGGAGGCCGGCGTGTATTGCGATCTTTCCGCGATCGCCAAAGGCTACGCCGTGGACCGGGCGGCCGCGGCGCTCGACGCCCTCGGCCACGCCAACTACATGGTCGAGGTCGGCGGCGAGGTCCGCGCGGCGGGGCGCAACGCCAATGGCGTGCCCTGGCGGATCGCGATCGAGAAGCCGCGCGACTACGAGCGGGCCGTGCAGGAGGTCGTGGCGCTCGACGGGGTCTCGCTGGCGACATCCGGGGACTACCGAAACTTCTACGAATCCGGCGGGCGCCGCGTATCCCACACGATCGACCCGAAAACCGGGCAGCCGGTGAACCACGCCCTGGCCTCCGCCAGCGTGATTCACGAGGAATGCGCGCTTGCGGACGCCTACGCCACCGCGCTGATGGCGCTCGGCCCCGACGCCGGCGAGGCCTTTGCGCGGGCGCATGACCTCGCGGTATTGTTTATAGTTCACGGCGAGGGCGACGAACTGCTTGTTCGCGAGACGCCCGCCTTCGCCCCGTATGTGGTGGCGCGCCCGAGCGCCCCCTGA
- a CDS encoding NADH:ubiquinone reductase (Na(+)-transporting) subunit B, which yields MKFLRELHDKFEPLFHKGGKLEKLYPMYEAHDTLLFTPGQVTRGASHVRDTLDLKRLMVTVVFALIPCILVAMYNTGYQANIALADGASAESWRGWVMDVLGFGYSATNPLACVFHGALYYLPVLLVTFIVGGHIEVAFAIIRRHEVNEGFLVTGMLFPLILPPTIPLWQVALGISFGVILGKEVFGGTGMNIFNPALMARAFLFFAYPAQISGDKVWTAVTEANQIDGYSGATALGRIAGSLDPSAPDAWRSALDGMGVSWLDAFLGTIPGSMGETSALACLLGAALLILTGIGSWRIMAGGVIGSLAITLLLNAVGSETNALMNVPFHWQVVLGGWAFGLVFMATDPVSAPYTDRGRFIYGIFIGIFAILIRVVNPAYPEGMMLAILFMNMFSPLLDWMAKRSNIKRRLARYAAV from the coding sequence ATGAAATTCCTTCGCGAGCTACACGATAAATTCGAACCCCTCTTCCACAAGGGCGGTAAGCTGGAAAAGCTCTACCCGATGTACGAGGCCCACGACACGCTCCTGTTCACGCCGGGGCAGGTGACGCGCGGCGCCTCGCACGTTCGGGACACGCTGGACCTCAAGCGCCTGATGGTGACGGTGGTTTTTGCGCTGATCCCGTGCATTCTCGTGGCCATGTACAACACCGGGTACCAGGCGAATATCGCGCTGGCGGACGGGGCCTCGGCCGAAAGCTGGCGCGGCTGGGTGATGGACGTGCTCGGCTTCGGCTACAGCGCGACCAACCCGCTGGCCTGCGTCTTTCACGGGGCGCTGTATTACCTTCCCGTTCTCCTCGTTACCTTCATCGTGGGCGGCCACATCGAAGTGGCGTTTGCCATCATCCGGCGCCACGAGGTCAACGAGGGCTTTCTGGTCACGGGGATGCTCTTCCCCCTGATTCTCCCGCCCACGATCCCGCTCTGGCAGGTTGCGCTCGGCATCTCCTTCGGCGTGATTCTGGGCAAGGAAGTCTTCGGCGGCACGGGGATGAATATCTTCAATCCCGCGCTCATGGCGCGGGCCTTCCTGTTCTTCGCGTACCCCGCGCAGATTTCGGGCGACAAGGTCTGGACCGCGGTTACCGAGGCCAACCAGATCGACGGCTACAGCGGCGCGACGGCGCTGGGCCGCATCGCGGGCAGCCTGGACCCGAGCGCGCCGGACGCCTGGCGATCCGCGCTGGACGGCATGGGGGTCAGCTGGCTGGACGCGTTCCTGGGCACGATCCCGGGTTCGATGGGCGAAACCTCCGCGCTGGCGTGCCTCCTTGGAGCGGCCCTGCTCATATTGACGGGCATCGGGTCTTGGCGCATCATGGCCGGCGGCGTGATCGGCAGCCTGGCGATCACCCTGCTGCTCAACGCGGTGGGTTCCGAGACGAACGCGCTCATGAACGTGCCGTTCCACTGGCAGGTGGTGCTGGGCGGCTGGGCCTTCGGGCTGGTCTTCATGGCGACGGACCCCGTGTCGGCGCCGTACACGGATCGCGGCCGCTTCATTTACGGCATCTTCATAGGGATCTTCGCGATCCTGATCCGCGTGGTGAACCCGGCCTATCCGGAAGGCATGATGCTGGCCATCCTCTTTATGAACATGTTCTCCCCGCTCCTGGACTGGATGGCGAAGCGCTCCAACATCAAGAGAAGGTTGGCACGATATGCAGCAGTTTAG
- a CDS encoding glucuronate isomerase has protein sequence MGLRAAVNRAVTETPVTDIHTHLYATDFGGLLLWGIDELLTYHYLIAEFFRLSDMPYEQFWALDKPAQADAIWKTLFIENSPISEACRGVITVLDALGLDVSARDLHGYRAWFAAQDTAGHVDRVFEVANLKCAVMTNDPFDPQERPVWEGAYQTDARFYGVLRIDPLLNGWGGSYEMLKGWGYDVEPSLNEKTRAEVRRFLTDWVKRMKALYMAVSLPPDFMMPEESARAVLIEECILPVAREFNIPFAMMIGVTRQINPLLRLAGDSVAPSSMKPVEYLCAKYPHNKFMITTLSREDQHSLCVTGRKFRNLLIFGCWWFLNNPSLIQEMTEMRLELLGPSVIPQHSDARVLDQVIYKWRHSREIIAKVLRHKYADLVEAGWTVSEAEIQRDAAQLLGGNFWRFIDLKL, from the coding sequence GTGGGACTTCGCGCGGCGGTCAACCGCGCCGTCACCGAAACGCCCGTCACGGACATCCACACGCACCTCTACGCCACCGACTTCGGCGGCCTTCTGCTCTGGGGTATCGACGAGCTGCTCACCTACCATTATCTCATCGCCGAGTTTTTCCGGCTGTCGGACATGCCGTACGAGCAGTTCTGGGCGCTCGACAAGCCGGCCCAGGCCGACGCGATCTGGAAGACGCTCTTTATCGAGAACAGCCCGATCAGCGAGGCATGCCGTGGGGTGATCACGGTGCTGGACGCGCTCGGGCTGGATGTTTCCGCGCGCGATCTCCACGGGTATCGCGCCTGGTTCGCCGCGCAGGACACCGCCGGGCACGTGGACCGGGTCTTTGAAGTGGCGAACCTGAAGTGCGCCGTGATGACGAATGACCCCTTCGACCCGCAGGAACGTCCGGTCTGGGAAGGCGCCTATCAGACGGACGCTCGCTTCTACGGCGTGCTCCGCATCGACCCGCTCCTGAACGGCTGGGGCGGGAGCTACGAGATGCTGAAGGGGTGGGGTTACGACGTGGAGCCGTCGCTCAACGAGAAAACCCGGGCCGAGGTGCGCCGGTTCCTGACCGACTGGGTCAAACGGATGAAGGCGCTCTACATGGCGGTGTCGCTGCCGCCCGACTTCATGATGCCCGAGGAGTCCGCCCGGGCCGTGCTCATCGAGGAGTGCATTCTCCCCGTTGCGCGCGAGTTCAACATCCCGTTCGCGATGATGATCGGGGTGACCCGCCAGATCAACCCGCTGCTGCGGCTGGCCGGCGACAGCGTGGCGCCATCGAGCATGAAGCCGGTGGAATACCTCTGCGCGAAATACCCGCACAACAAGTTCATGATCACCACCCTCTCCCGCGAGGACCAGCACAGCCTCTGCGTAACCGGGCGGAAGTTCCGCAACCTTCTGATATTCGGCTGCTGGTGGTTCCTGAACAACCCCAGCCTCATCCAGGAGATGACCGAAATGCGCCTGGAACTGCTCGGGCCGTCGGTCATTCCCCAGCATTCCGACGCGCGCGTTCTGGACCAGGTGATCTACAAGTGGCGCCATTCCCGAGAGATTATCGCGAAGGTGCTCCGGCACAAGTACGCGGATCTCGTCGAGGCCGGATGGACGGTCAGCGAGGCGGAGATCCAGCGTGACGCCGCGCAGCTGCTGGGCGGAAATTTCTGGCGCTTCATCGACCTGAAGCTGTAG
- a CDS encoding Na(+)-translocating NADH-quinone reductase subunit C produces the protein MQQFSTKYTYGFTLALCLGCSVLLATAAVVLKERQVINQTLDKQKSVLQAANLVKPGESLSAEVIREKFQSITPLIVDLKADTVAEDVDPANFDPDSVPLMTPSPNMAQIKAIPEKVQIYEVMKDGKVDMLVLPIEGKGLWGTLYGYLALGADTNTIRGITYYDHKETPGLGGEVDNPKWKNRWPGRKAYDEDGDVAIHVIKGAAGPAAEDPHSIDGLSGATITSRGVTHMLEFWLGEEGFGPWLKTFREHRSG, from the coding sequence ATGCAGCAGTTTAGTACGAAGTATACCTACGGGTTTACGCTCGCCCTGTGCCTGGGGTGCTCGGTTCTGCTGGCCACGGCCGCCGTGGTGCTCAAGGAGCGGCAGGTCATCAACCAGACCCTGGATAAGCAGAAGAGCGTCTTGCAGGCGGCCAATCTGGTGAAGCCGGGCGAATCGCTGAGCGCCGAGGTAATCCGCGAAAAATTCCAGTCCATCACCCCGCTGATTGTTGACCTCAAGGCGGACACCGTCGCCGAAGACGTCGACCCCGCGAATTTTGACCCGGACAGCGTGCCCCTGATGACGCCGTCGCCCAATATGGCCCAGATCAAGGCCATCCCCGAGAAGGTCCAGATTTACGAGGTCATGAAGGACGGCAAGGTGGACATGCTTGTGCTCCCGATCGAGGGCAAGGGCCTGTGGGGCACGCTGTACGGCTACCTGGCGCTCGGCGCGGACACGAACACGATCCGCGGGATTACGTACTACGATCACAAGGAAACGCCGGGCCTTGGCGGCGAAGTGGACAACCCGAAGTGGAAGAACCGCTGGCCCGGGCGCAAAGCGTATGACGAGGACGGCGACGTGGCCATCCACGTGATCAAGGGCGCGGCCGGCCCCGCGGCGGAGGATCCGCACAGCATTGACGGCCTGAGCGGCGCGACGATCACGAGCCGCGGCGTGACGCATATGCTTGAATTCTGGCTGGGTGAGGAAGGTTTTGGCCCCTGGCTGAAGACCTTCCGCGAACATCGGAGCGGTTGA
- the nqrF gene encoding NADH:ubiquinone reductase (Na(+)-transporting) subunit F has product MTTIFMGVVMFCAVILGLVAVVLAAKSKLVASGDVTITINGDPEKAITTAAGGTLLNTLAQNKIFIPSACGGKGSCGVCKVNVKDGGGSLLTTEENWISRGEAKEGCRLSCQVKVKNNLSIEIPAEVFDVKKWKCKVRSNDNVATFIKELVLELPEGESVPFRAGGYIQIECPPHEVHYKDFDIGEEYRPDWDKYNLWQYVSKVDEPVTRAYSMANYPEEWGVIMLNVRVATPPPRSEGIPPGIMSSYIFSLKPGDEVTISGPFGEFFAKETKREMCFVGGGAGMAPMRSHIFDQFRRVHTDRKVTFWYGARSKREMFYEDDFDTIQAENPNFKWYTALSEPLPEDNWTGHTGFIHQVLLENYLKEHPAPEDIEYYLCGPPMMLAAVTNMLHDLGVEDDMIAYDDFG; this is encoded by the coding sequence ATGACAACCATTTTTATGGGCGTGGTGATGTTCTGCGCCGTCATTCTCGGGCTGGTCGCGGTGGTGCTCGCCGCGAAATCCAAGCTCGTGGCGTCGGGCGACGTGACCATCACGATAAACGGGGACCCCGAGAAGGCCATCACCACCGCGGCGGGCGGCACCCTGCTCAACACCCTCGCCCAGAACAAGATTTTCATCCCCTCCGCCTGCGGCGGCAAGGGCAGCTGCGGCGTCTGCAAGGTCAACGTCAAGGATGGCGGCGGATCGCTTCTCACCACGGAAGAGAACTGGATCAGCCGCGGCGAAGCGAAGGAGGGCTGCCGCCTCTCCTGCCAGGTGAAGGTCAAGAACAACCTCTCGATCGAGATCCCCGCCGAAGTCTTCGACGTTAAGAAGTGGAAGTGCAAGGTGCGCAGCAACGACAACGTGGCCACGTTCATCAAGGAGCTCGTGCTCGAGCTTCCCGAGGGCGAGAGCGTGCCGTTCCGCGCCGGCGGCTACATCCAGATCGAATGCCCGCCCCACGAGGTCCACTACAAGGATTTCGACATCGGCGAGGAATACCGCCCCGACTGGGACAAGTACAACCTCTGGCAGTATGTGTCCAAGGTGGACGAACCCGTCACCCGCGCCTACTCCATGGCGAACTACCCGGAAGAGTGGGGCGTGATCATGCTCAACGTGCGCGTCGCCACGCCGCCGCCGCGGAGCGAGGGTATTCCTCCGGGCATCATGTCCTCCTACATCTTCAGCCTGAAGCCGGGCGATGAAGTGACCATTTCCGGGCCCTTCGGCGAGTTCTTCGCGAAGGAAACCAAGCGCGAGATGTGCTTTGTGGGCGGCGGCGCCGGCATGGCTCCGATGCGCTCGCACATCTTCGACCAGTTCCGCCGGGTCCACACCGACCGGAAGGTCACCTTCTGGTATGGCGCGCGGAGCAAGCGCGAGATGTTCTACGAGGACGACTTCGACACGATCCAGGCGGAGAACCCGAACTTCAAGTGGTACACGGCGCTTTCCGAGCCGCTTCCCGAGGACAACTGGACCGGCCACACCGGGTTCATTCACCAGGTCCTGCTGGAGAACTACCTGAAGGAACACCCGGCGCCGGAGGACATCGAATACTACCTCTGCGGCCCGCCGATGATGCTTGCGGCAGTCACGAATATGCTGCACGACCTGGGCGTCGAAGACGACATGATCGCCTACGACGACTTCGGCTGA